A genomic window from Maridesulfovibrio sp. includes:
- a CDS encoding FtsX-like permease family protein produces the protein MSIFPADHNSRHRCDYPVLLFIFALMLLCASYPAEAYSSSDSIRQTITELSSFGDRSFGSPGAKRAADYIEMKFSELGSFKTGKHLFLAPVMTAGETVFSIHNGKQLRISPAKLNAISPPATPGEGLTGPVIYVGKGSLDNFNGLPVKDAIVMMDMESGKNWLNAASLGASALIYIDNGPTQKGFFEEKLELSPLDFPRYYMSGADAREELGLDAKIGSKLVSESGEIKSRSKWERVEAENVYCLIEGSDPKMAEELVIIEAFYDSSVYVMGDSPGADEALSIASLLEIGKTMAANPPKRSVLLLATTGHGQSLHGMREFFTAVSGKSKTLKKIKVELRNKKNDASKIIDALELGNPLDKNLAKDNPQLFALLSETLKNQIKDEVDVISKRLMLLRLQEDADPATISELARRRKLLRQISWKSDYSALPADEMAAVRNLFPMVKENVLKTKNDIKHQLAAVQSARELRKVVRAKEMVCGISLHLSSHGEGVGAFGQGWFYELRPRVNLSRTFSRINDILEDAVPEIEKQTGTKGMYKDTLRPDRTRPWQTWLLDKPQFSSEIGTMSGKLCFTFATVNDGREYWGTPFDTIQNVNWGKIDKQAELTEGLIRKISNSEGPLTFKLPRKGFAMVNGKARFIRQGELFADQAAPGAVFMGFQGKTRFYALSDAEGDFKYQGVASKKMVQSKLIIEGYKYDKNGKIIWAIDKQKTGINAYRLKMHRLDMETKLIMFGCRQTTLFDLLTPRTFRYMTKVEVLDGSRDATPMHYWYSRIDTRSSTIASVFLEPEVPLKMTLSDTVLNRKMILIHSNPRDPAGKGYFIKEWPIIPATDYRAARDMWTLLAPRIKNLESHGIVNQQIRTLEQKGTKALDNAAAAWKERRYGDFMTDARAAWALASKVYLDVDQTQKDVLVGVLFYIALFIPFAYCMERLIFSFADIHKRIIGFLAVLSAVIAVIYSVHPAFELTYSPMVVILAFFILGLSVMVSLIIFFRFEKEMILLQQRAHKTQTSEISKWKAFTSAFVIGVSNLRRRKLRTFLTCLTLTILTFTIMSFTAVKSLREHTYVKFNDDKPYYGLFMKNLGWHDLPRETLGIVSNDFDENGIVAPRGWMELKDKTTSAVTPVSFGGKQEEVKGLVGLGTMEPHVSGIDKILVDGKWLVSGKTNQILLSREMAARLGASAGDSVNVWGSKFLLVGIFDGQKLTEHTDLDGEPITPVIFPSAAAQELSEVEAEAIESGEDIDTFQGRYTHIPGEVTAIIPYETLMAMGGNLKALAIAPVSGNFSKQTVNSLIDRYGLPIFSCDDSGTYLCQSSDSINYSGIPNIIIPLIISALIVLNTMITSVYERKKEIAVYTSIGMAPTHVSFLFIAEAIAFAVISVVVGYLIAQTASGLLAGTALWEGMTANYSSMAGVAAMILVIAITLISVIYPSKVAANIAIPDVNRSWKMPDTDTNTIEATLPFLLKHNEQQDAGGFLLEYLESHTEVSHGLFSTSEIEVNFSQEHLPESVCDILEGCPDHITCFRFNVRVWLAPFDFGVKQMVELRFRPSEAHPQFLEAVLFITRESGEIGAWKRLNKEFINAIRKQFLIWRSLDPEKQKTFREKVPEMMAFGFTGLNTRNKLADL, from the coding sequence ATGTCCATATTTCCAGCTGATCACAATTCAAGGCACAGGTGTGACTATCCTGTATTACTGTTTATCTTCGCCCTGATGCTGTTATGCGCAAGCTATCCGGCCGAAGCTTACAGTTCCAGCGATTCCATCAGGCAGACTATTACGGAACTCTCTTCTTTCGGAGACCGTTCCTTCGGTTCGCCGGGAGCTAAAAGGGCTGCCGATTATATCGAGATGAAATTCAGTGAGCTGGGCAGTTTCAAGACCGGAAAGCATCTATTTCTAGCCCCGGTTATGACTGCCGGAGAGACTGTTTTCAGTATTCATAATGGAAAACAGCTCCGCATCAGCCCGGCAAAACTCAACGCTATTTCTCCGCCTGCGACTCCGGGCGAAGGATTAACCGGCCCGGTCATTTATGTGGGGAAAGGTTCGCTTGACAATTTCAACGGCCTTCCGGTTAAAGACGCAATTGTGATGATGGATATGGAGTCCGGCAAAAACTGGCTTAATGCTGCCAGTCTGGGGGCTTCCGCTCTTATCTATATTGATAACGGACCTACCCAGAAAGGTTTTTTTGAGGAAAAGCTGGAACTTTCTCCACTTGATTTTCCCCGCTACTACATGAGCGGCGCAGATGCCCGTGAAGAGTTGGGCCTTGATGCTAAAATCGGGAGCAAACTTGTTTCCGAATCAGGAGAAATTAAATCCCGCAGCAAATGGGAACGCGTAGAGGCGGAAAACGTTTATTGCCTCATTGAAGGCAGCGACCCGAAAATGGCTGAAGAGCTGGTCATTATTGAAGCATTTTACGACAGTTCCGTGTACGTCATGGGAGATTCCCCCGGTGCGGACGAGGCCCTGTCGATAGCCTCTCTCCTTGAAATCGGCAAAACAATGGCCGCCAATCCGCCCAAACGTTCGGTACTTCTTCTGGCGACAACCGGACATGGACAATCACTGCACGGCATGCGTGAATTTTTCACCGCTGTTTCCGGTAAAAGCAAGACACTCAAAAAGATTAAAGTTGAACTGCGTAATAAAAAAAATGACGCGTCCAAAATCATTGATGCTCTCGAACTCGGCAATCCGCTGGATAAAAATCTGGCGAAGGATAACCCGCAGCTGTTTGCACTGCTCTCCGAGACTCTAAAAAACCAGATCAAGGATGAAGTGGATGTCATCAGCAAAAGACTCATGCTGCTCAGATTGCAGGAAGATGCAGACCCCGCAACCATCAGCGAACTTGCCCGGCGCCGTAAACTGCTGCGCCAGATTTCATGGAAATCCGACTACTCCGCCCTCCCCGCCGATGAAATGGCTGCGGTCAGGAACCTTTTCCCCATGGTTAAGGAGAATGTCCTTAAAACCAAAAACGATATAAAACATCAGCTTGCCGCAGTACAAAGCGCCCGCGAACTGCGTAAAGTAGTACGTGCTAAGGAAATGGTCTGCGGCATATCCCTGCACCTTTCCAGTCATGGAGAGGGAGTCGGCGCATTTGGCCAGGGATGGTTTTATGAACTCCGACCGCGAGTCAATCTTTCCCGCACATTTTCACGCATTAACGACATTCTTGAAGATGCGGTCCCGGAAATTGAAAAGCAGACCGGAACCAAAGGCATGTATAAGGATACCCTGCGCCCTGACCGCACGCGCCCGTGGCAGACATGGCTGCTTGATAAACCGCAATTCAGCAGTGAAATCGGAACCATGTCAGGCAAACTCTGCTTTACTTTCGCGACAGTAAACGACGGACGGGAATACTGGGGAACCCCCTTTGACACCATCCAAAATGTAAATTGGGGCAAGATCGACAAACAGGCCGAATTGACCGAAGGGTTGATCAGAAAAATTTCCAACAGCGAAGGTCCGCTTACCTTCAAACTGCCGCGCAAAGGCTTCGCCATGGTGAACGGTAAAGCCCGCTTCATACGCCAGGGCGAACTTTTTGCCGATCAGGCTGCGCCGGGTGCAGTTTTCATGGGCTTTCAGGGCAAAACAAGATTCTATGCCCTGTCCGATGCGGAAGGTGATTTTAAATACCAAGGCGTGGCTTCCAAAAAGATGGTCCAGTCCAAGCTGATTATCGAAGGCTATAAATACGATAAAAATGGCAAAATTATCTGGGCTATTGATAAACAGAAAACAGGAATAAACGCCTACAGGCTTAAAATGCACAGGCTGGACATGGAGACCAAACTCATCATGTTCGGTTGCCGCCAGACAACGCTTTTCGATCTGCTGACTCCGCGAACTTTTCGTTACATGACTAAAGTCGAGGTACTGGACGGCTCCCGCGATGCCACGCCGATGCATTATTGGTACAGCCGCATCGATACCCGGTCTTCAACAATTGCCAGCGTATTCCTAGAACCGGAAGTTCCGCTGAAGATGACTCTTTCGGACACCGTACTGAACCGGAAAATGATCCTCATTCATTCAAACCCGCGTGATCCGGCAGGTAAAGGTTATTTCATCAAAGAATGGCCCATCATTCCGGCGACTGACTACCGTGCGGCGCGGGACATGTGGACTCTTCTTGCCCCACGAATCAAGAATCTTGAATCACACGGAATTGTTAACCAGCAGATCAGGACTCTTGAGCAGAAAGGGACTAAAGCGCTGGACAATGCGGCAGCAGCGTGGAAGGAACGGCGTTACGGGGATTTCATGACCGATGCTCGTGCGGCATGGGCTCTGGCCTCCAAAGTTTATCTTGATGTGGACCAGACCCAGAAAGACGTACTTGTCGGTGTTCTCTTCTATATCGCACTGTTCATTCCGTTCGCTTACTGCATGGAACGTCTGATTTTCTCGTTTGCGGATATCCACAAGAGAATTATCGGTTTTCTGGCGGTTCTTTCAGCGGTTATTGCCGTCATATATTCTGTACACCCCGCATTCGAGCTGACATACAGCCCCATGGTTGTAATTCTGGCTTTCTTCATTCTTGGTCTTTCGGTCATGGTTTCGCTGATCATTTTCTTCCGCTTTGAAAAAGAAATGATCCTGCTGCAACAGCGCGCACATAAGACCCAGACATCTGAAATCAGCAAATGGAAAGCTTTTACTTCTGCATTTGTAATCGGTGTCAGCAACCTGCGGCGCAGAAAACTCAGAACTTTTCTGACCTGCCTGACCCTGACCATTTTAACATTTACGATTATGAGCTTTACCGCAGTGAAATCCCTGCGTGAACATACTTATGTTAAGTTCAATGACGACAAGCCTTATTACGGCCTGTTCATGAAGAATCTCGGCTGGCATGACCTGCCGCGCGAGACACTGGGCATTGTCAGCAATGACTTCGACGAAAACGGTATTGTTGCCCCGCGCGGCTGGATGGAACTAAAGGATAAAACAACTTCCGCAGTTACTCCGGTCAGCTTTGGAGGAAAGCAGGAAGAGGTCAAAGGTCTGGTAGGTCTTGGCACTATGGAACCGCATGTCAGCGGGATTGATAAGATTCTGGTTGACGGGAAATGGCTGGTTTCCGGAAAAACCAACCAGATTCTTCTTTCACGGGAAATGGCCGCACGGCTCGGGGCTTCCGCCGGGGACAGCGTCAATGTCTGGGGCAGTAAGTTTCTGCTGGTAGGCATCTTTGACGGACAAAAACTCACCGAACACACCGACCTTGACGGTGAACCGATAACTCCCGTTATTTTCCCCTCCGCTGCCGCTCAGGAGCTGAGTGAAGTCGAAGCCGAAGCCATAGAGTCCGGCGAAGATATTGATACATTTCAGGGACGCTACACCCATATTCCGGGCGAAGTAACCGCCATTATACCCTATGAGACTCTCATGGCCATGGGCGGAAACCTGAAAGCACTGGCGATAGCTCCGGTCTCCGGAAACTTCTCAAAACAGACAGTCAACAGCCTGATCGACCGCTATGGACTACCTATATTCAGCTGTGATGATAGCGGAACCTATCTCTGCCAATCGTCGGACAGCATCAACTATTCCGGCATACCGAACATCATCATTCCGCTGATCATTTCTGCATTAATCGTTCTTAACACCATGATCACAAGTGTTTACGAGCGTAAAAAGGAAATCGCGGTTTATACTTCCATAGGTATGGCCCCGACCCACGTATCATTTCTGTTCATTGCAGAGGCCATCGCTTTTGCAGTAATCAGCGTGGTTGTCGGCTACCTGATAGCCCAGACCGCTTCAGGTCTGCTGGCCGGGACAGCACTATGGGAAGGCATGACCGCGAACTACTCATCAATGGCCGGTGTTGCGGCCATGATTCTGGTCATTGCAATTACCCTGATCTCGGTAATCTACCCCTCAAAAGTAGCAGCAAACATTGCCATTCCGGACGTCAACCGTTCATGGAAAATGCCTGATACAGACACAAACACGATTGAAGCAACCCTGCCCTTCCTGCTCAAACATAATGAACAGCAGGATGCTGGCGGTTTTCTGCTTGAATATCTTGAATCGCATACTGAAGTTTCGCACGGGCTGTTCTCCACTTCCGAAATTGAAGTCAACTTCAGTCAGGAGCATCTACCTGAATCAGTCTGCGATATCCTTGAAGGCTGCCCGGATCATATAACCTGCTTCCGGTTCAACGTGCGGGTCTGGCTGGCTCCGTTTGACTTCGGGGTAAAACAGATGGTCGAGCTGCGTTTCCGCCCCTCGGAAGCACATCCCCAATTCCTTGAGGCAGTGCTGTTCATCACCCGTGAATCCGGTGAGATCGGAGCATGGAAGCGCTTGAATAAAGAGTTCATCAACGCCATCAGAAAACAATTCCTTATCTGGCGCTCGCTTGATCCTGAAAAACAAAAAACATTCCGCGAAAAAGTCCCCGAGATGATGGCTTTTGGTTTCACAGGACTAAATACACGCAACAAACTTGCTGATCTTTAA
- a CDS encoding ABC transporter ATP-binding protein translates to MADQHTIVRVTGVKRNFKLGNTDVQALKGVDLEIYAGEYLSIMGPSGSGKSTLFNMIGGLDKPTEGKVYIDEVDIAQLDAFELAWLRNRKIGYIFQTFNLIQVMTALENITLPMIFAGVHNDAAVAKGIELLDLVGLHKRYNHKPQELSGGQQQRVAIARSLANDPAIILADEPTGNLDLSTGEEIIKLMNDLSKERGVTIITATHDYKMLNASDRVIWIEDGLIKKIENRDQLNIDVGCIRMA, encoded by the coding sequence ATGGCCGACCAGCACACCATCGTACGGGTAACCGGAGTCAAGCGTAATTTCAAACTCGGCAACACTGATGTTCAGGCCCTGAAAGGCGTGGACCTCGAAATCTATGCCGGGGAATACCTTTCCATCATGGGCCCTTCCGGGTCCGGCAAATCCACTCTGTTCAATATGATCGGCGGTCTGGATAAACCCACAGAGGGCAAGGTTTACATTGATGAAGTGGACATCGCCCAACTGGATGCCTTTGAGTTGGCATGGCTCAGAAACCGCAAGATCGGCTACATTTTCCAGACCTTCAACCTCATTCAGGTTATGACTGCACTGGAAAACATCACCCTGCCCATGATTTTCGCCGGGGTGCATAACGACGCCGCAGTAGCCAAGGGTATTGAACTGCTGGACCTTGTCGGGCTGCATAAACGTTACAACCACAAACCGCAGGAACTCTCCGGCGGGCAGCAGCAGCGCGTGGCTATCGCAAGATCTCTGGCTAACGATCCGGCCATCATCCTCGCTGACGAACCGACCGGTAACCTCGACCTTTCCACCGGTGAGGAAATCATCAAACTCATGAACGATCTGAGTAAGGAACGCGGGGTCACTATTATCACTGCAACCCACGACTACAAAATGCTCAACGCCTCCGACCGGGTTATTTGGATTGAGGACGGACTGATCAAGAAAATCGAAAACCGCGACCAGCTCAATATTGATGTGGGCTGTATCCGCATGGCCTGA
- a CDS encoding FtsX-like permease family protein: MSKKIPFQSQGTKPDIAAQVVLPFKKSFEISLKSLRSRFLRNMVTVTSLILAVSFLAYVLVGSDISNGLYNSGDPGLIKTLEKTGYEPGGSAKERWIVILSLIVCTVGIINAQLMAVTERFREIGTMKCLGALDSFVLRLFLLEASMQGTAGALLGSFFGALIAILIGLLRFGLDAVTMLPVNEVGMSMLYSIGVGFGLSLLGVLYPAFIAARMRPIEAMRVEE; this comes from the coding sequence ATGTCGAAAAAAATTCCGTTCCAAAGTCAGGGCACCAAGCCGGATATTGCGGCCCAGGTTGTCCTGCCTTTTAAAAAATCATTTGAAATCAGTCTGAAAAGCCTGAGGTCAAGATTTCTGCGCAACATGGTTACTGTAACCAGCCTGATTCTTGCGGTTTCTTTTCTGGCCTACGTTCTCGTAGGGAGCGACATTTCAAACGGATTATATAATTCAGGCGATCCCGGCCTTATCAAAACTCTTGAAAAAACAGGCTATGAACCCGGCGGCAGCGCCAAAGAACGTTGGATTGTCATCCTCTCCCTGATTGTCTGCACTGTGGGAATCATTAATGCCCAGCTAATGGCCGTTACTGAACGTTTCCGTGAAATCGGAACAATGAAATGTCTCGGAGCACTGGACAGCTTTGTACTACGCTTGTTCCTACTGGAAGCATCAATGCAGGGAACGGCCGGTGCTTTGCTGGGCTCATTCTTCGGAGCACTCATTGCAATACTAATCGGGCTGCTACGCTTCGGTCTTGATGCCGTGACCATGCTTCCTGTCAATGAAGTGGGCATGTCTATGCTGTACTCTATCGGAGTAGGCTTCGGACTGAGCCTGCTGGGTGTCCTGTACCCCGCGTTCATCGCAGCCCGCATGCGCCCCATCGAAGCAATGCGGGTTGAAGAATAA
- a CDS encoding polysaccharide deacetylase family protein, with protein sequence MSARPVSSIWKNHISKLHNAFELWWPEFEKHIPQNGCDVFFRADDVGYPGKQFSGMVETFREHSTPLALAVVPAWLNENHRDSLLRELGPDLNLWCLHQHGYRHINHEKEGKKFEFGPSRSKKTVTGELDRGRRKLAALLADNFTPLFTPPWNRCSLETMEGLAELGFIAISRSTNVAPPSPHNLPDIPVNIDLHTVKTDSRQIGIEKLQDLMVEAVESGCAGFMLHHQRMNKTSLLFLSYLLQKIRLTTGLRTKDIREII encoded by the coding sequence ATGTCCGCCAGACCAGTATCCTCAATCTGGAAAAATCATATTTCCAAACTTCATAACGCGTTTGAGCTTTGGTGGCCGGAGTTTGAAAAACACATCCCGCAAAACGGTTGCGATGTTTTTTTTCGGGCTGATGATGTCGGCTATCCGGGAAAACAGTTTTCCGGCATGGTTGAAACTTTTAGGGAACACAGTACGCCACTGGCTCTTGCTGTTGTTCCTGCGTGGCTGAACGAAAACCACCGGGACTCTCTGTTGCGTGAGCTTGGTCCTGATCTGAATTTATGGTGTCTGCACCAGCACGGATACCGGCACATAAATCATGAAAAAGAAGGCAAAAAATTCGAATTCGGACCATCTCGCTCAAAAAAGACCGTGACCGGAGAACTGGACAGAGGACGAAGAAAACTTGCAGCCCTTTTAGCGGACAACTTCACCCCGCTCTTCACTCCGCCATGGAACCGCTGTTCTTTGGAAACAATGGAAGGACTTGCGGAACTCGGTTTCATTGCCATTTCCAGGAGTACTAACGTGGCTCCTCCCTCCCCCCATAATCTCCCGGACATTCCGGTCAATATTGACCTTCACACCGTGAAAACCGATTCCCGTCAAATAGGAATTGAAAAACTTCAAGATTTGATGGTCGAAGCTGTAGAATCAGGGTGCGCCGGGTTCATGCTCCATCATCAGCGTATGAATAAAACCTCCCTCCTTTTTCTCTCTTACCTGCTCCAAAAAATCCGCTTGACCACCGGACTGCGGACCAAGGATATTCGCGAAATTATATAA
- a CDS encoding glycosyltransferase produces the protein MKIIQYCQHVLGMGHFFRSIEIAKGLDQEEVLFVAGGERPDQPLPPNVKYLQLPGLCMNEEFGGLMPTDKDRELEDVKEERRATLLKIFAKEKPEVFLIELFPFGRKAFRFELLPVLDAIRAGEFGDIKVICSLRDILVERDDSGKHEERCIKYLNKYFDLLLIHSDPKIAALNETFKAIDKIKIPYEYTGFAARKPDADVRAGIRKELGVTEKEKLLIASAGGGKVGGTLMESVLQSFIELEATDSRLLMLTGPFLDDDKYDSLLKTAAGHQNITIKRFAADFTNLLTAGDAMVSMAGYNTCMDILTSGIPAAVQPFSFNHEQRMRAERLSAFIPLEVLPDKPDMKSTIDSLLKRRRTKNDHTINLEGAHNSSKFIRELRLS, from the coding sequence ATGAAAATTATCCAATATTGCCAACACGTACTCGGAATGGGCCATTTCTTCCGCAGTATTGAAATAGCCAAGGGACTGGATCAGGAAGAAGTTCTATTTGTTGCCGGCGGAGAACGGCCGGATCAACCGCTGCCGCCAAATGTGAAGTATCTCCAACTGCCCGGACTGTGCATGAATGAAGAGTTCGGCGGGCTGATGCCTACGGATAAAGACCGTGAACTTGAGGATGTCAAAGAAGAGCGCCGCGCGACACTGCTTAAAATTTTTGCCAAAGAAAAACCGGAAGTGTTTCTGATCGAGCTTTTCCCATTCGGGCGCAAGGCATTCAGATTTGAACTCCTGCCCGTGCTTGATGCTATTCGAGCCGGTGAATTTGGTGATATCAAGGTGATCTGTTCCCTGCGGGACATTCTTGTTGAGCGCGACGACAGCGGCAAGCATGAAGAACGTTGCATAAAGTACCTTAATAAATATTTCGACCTGCTGCTAATTCATTCAGACCCAAAAATTGCGGCTCTGAATGAGACTTTCAAAGCCATAGATAAAATAAAAATTCCTTATGAATATACCGGTTTCGCGGCGCGGAAGCCCGATGCCGATGTCCGTGCCGGAATCCGCAAAGAGCTGGGTGTAACTGAAAAGGAAAAGCTGCTCATAGCCAGTGCCGGGGGTGGTAAAGTAGGCGGAACGTTGATGGAATCAGTACTGCAATCTTTCATTGAGCTGGAAGCCACAGACAGCAGATTGCTTATGCTCACCGGGCCGTTTCTGGACGATGATAAATATGATTCCCTGCTCAAGACGGCAGCGGGACACCAGAATATCACCATCAAACGTTTTGCAGCCGATTTCACGAACCTGTTGACCGCAGGTGATGCCATGGTTTCCATGGCCGGATACAATACCTGTATGGACATCCTCACATCAGGCATTCCAGCGGCAGTGCAGCCGTTCTCGTTTAATCATGAACAGCGCATGCGTGCTGAAAGACTGTCCGCTTTCATTCCGCTGGAAGTGCTTCCTGATAAACCTGACATGAAATCCACAATTGATTCTCTGCTGAAACGCCGACGCACCAAAAATGATCACACCATTAATCTGGAAGGCGCACACAATTCATCTAAATTTATCCGTGAACTGAGGTTAAGCTAA
- a CDS encoding histidine phosphatase family protein — MKFVKIAFIRHSVTEWNEAGRIQGHFDSPLSAYGRELAAAWRKTLEPETFDAVLTSDLGRTIATANIITEGLKLPLISLPGLREQDWGEWSGLTTKELHEKFPGKIEEEVAKGWGFTPNNGENRLECAERGIAALEQGINEIASRIDKEELKILAVSHEGTMKTIIYKLLDHDFMPGEGKKVKKRRLHWLNWNGRLTVERLNEKL; from the coding sequence ATGAAATTCGTAAAGATAGCATTTATCCGTCACTCAGTAACAGAATGGAACGAGGCCGGACGCATTCAGGGACATTTTGATTCTCCGCTTTCTGCGTACGGACGGGAACTGGCCGCCGCGTGGCGCAAAACCCTCGAACCGGAAACGTTCGATGCAGTGCTGACAAGTGACCTTGGCCGCACCATCGCTACCGCGAACATCATTACCGAAGGTCTGAAACTGCCGCTGATCAGTCTGCCCGGTCTGCGCGAACAGGACTGGGGAGAATGGTCGGGACTGACCACCAAAGAACTGCATGAAAAATTTCCCGGAAAAATCGAAGAGGAAGTAGCCAAAGGATGGGGTTTCACTCCCAACAACGGCGAGAACCGCTTAGAATGTGCCGAGCGAGGTATTGCCGCCCTTGAACAGGGGATTAATGAAATCGCCAGCAGAATAGATAAAGAGGAATTGAAGATTCTGGCAGTAAGCCACGAAGGGACAATGAAAACGATTATCTACAAATTGCTCGACCACGATTTCATGCCCGGTGAAGGAAAAAAGGTGAAAAAACGCAGACTGCACTGGTTGAACTGGAACGGACGCCTCACCGTTGAAAGACTGAACGAAAAATTATGA
- a CDS encoding glycosyltransferase family 4 protein: MRIAFFAPHKHIDHPLPSGDLIIGRTLHDFLQAQGHELLIASRARLRHITGKPLEWPGLFLELQRTLKRVRDFNPDIWLTYHSYYKSPDLLGPYISAKLGIPYAIYQGVFATKYRRNLRTWPGYMINKHALLHADHVFANKKLDFENLSRIILPQKLTRTHVGIKTEQFSYNSDGEAEIRRKHSLDGKQVILSAAMLREDVKAESITDLINAFAPLSKKYPQVVLLIAGDGEARSRLQDFAAQKAGNRIHFLGRIKREELHKYYSAADLFAYPGINEALGMVYLEAQCCGLPVVAYSTSGPEEAVAHGQTGLLSPEKNLPSLTANLEKLLIDSDLRAAMSKAAPVRIKKHFDLSDNLLKVECKLNEISHWRY, from the coding sequence ATGCGGATAGCTTTTTTTGCACCTCACAAACATATTGATCACCCTCTTCCTTCCGGGGATTTGATCATTGGGCGTACCCTGCACGATTTTCTTCAAGCCCAAGGCCATGAGCTACTGATTGCCAGCCGTGCGAGACTTCGCCACATAACCGGAAAGCCTTTGGAATGGCCGGGACTTTTTCTGGAATTACAGCGTACTTTAAAAAGGGTCAGGGATTTCAACCCTGATATCTGGCTGACCTACCACAGCTACTATAAATCCCCGGACCTGCTTGGACCGTATATTTCAGCCAAGCTGGGCATTCCTTATGCAATATATCAGGGAGTATTTGCGACCAAGTACCGACGGAATCTAAGGACATGGCCGGGCTACATGATTAATAAACATGCCCTGCTCCATGCTGACCATGTGTTCGCGAATAAAAAGTTGGACTTTGAGAATCTATCCCGGATAATTTTACCGCAAAAACTTACGCGCACTCACGTCGGGATCAAGACTGAACAATTCAGTTACAATTCTGATGGAGAAGCAGAAATACGCCGGAAACATAGTCTTGACGGCAAGCAGGTAATTCTAAGCGCAGCCATGCTCCGTGAAGACGTGAAAGCAGAAAGCATCACGGATCTTATCAATGCTTTCGCGCCACTCAGCAAAAAATATCCGCAGGTGGTCCTGCTTATTGCCGGAGACGGGGAAGCTCGGTCCCGCTTGCAGGATTTTGCGGCGCAAAAAGCAGGAAATAGGATTCATTTCCTTGGCAGGATAAAACGCGAAGAACTCCACAAATATTACAGCGCAGCAGATTTATTCGCATATCCGGGCATAAATGAAGCGCTGGGAATGGTCTATCTGGAAGCCCAGTGTTGCGGTCTCCCGGTTGTAGCCTATTCAACATCCGGCCCTGAAGAAGCCGTTGCTCATGGCCAAACAGGTCTGCTATCCCCTGAAAAAAATCTTCCGTCCCTGACTGCGAACCTTGAGAAGCTGCTGATTGATTCCGACTTGCGTGCGGCCATGTCCAAAGCCGCACCTGTTCGCATCAAAAAACATTTTGATCTAAGCGACAACCTGCTAAAAGTTGAATGCAAACTGAATGAAATCAGCCACTGGAGATATTAA